In Myxococcus guangdongensis, one genomic interval encodes:
- a CDS encoding aromatic ring-hydroxylating dioxygenase subunit alpha has protein sequence MSPPAGHVSVVNLPNAWFILCSSRELGDKPLARTLQGTPLVLFRGEGGKPGALVDRCPHRNVPLSLGRVKGGQLQCGYHGWKFDTGGQCRAIPGFMGEPEARSRCATSYATREQDGFIWVYSTPGAVPTTEPYRFPLLEAGDYTTVRRILRAPGSLHATLENTLDVPHTAYLHGGLFRTEEKRNEIDVVVRRSADRVEAEYIGEPRPSGVVGRLLAPGGGVVQHFDRFLMPSIAQVEYRIGEGSHIIVTSAMTPVSEWDTMVYAVVTFRLPLPRWLLRAVLPVAMPVALHIFNQDVRILKTQTETIRRFGTETYASTEIDVLGPGILRLLRAAEQGKPGAVGDAVHETRLKMKT, from the coding sequence ATGAGCCCGCCCGCCGGTCACGTCTCCGTCGTCAACCTGCCGAATGCGTGGTTCATCCTCTGTTCATCGCGAGAGCTGGGGGACAAGCCGCTGGCGCGCACGCTCCAGGGCACGCCGCTGGTGCTCTTCCGGGGCGAGGGCGGCAAGCCCGGCGCGCTGGTGGACCGCTGCCCGCACCGCAACGTCCCGCTGTCGCTGGGGCGCGTGAAGGGGGGGCAGCTCCAGTGCGGTTACCACGGTTGGAAGTTCGACACGGGGGGGCAGTGCCGCGCCATCCCCGGGTTCATGGGTGAGCCGGAGGCCCGCTCCCGCTGCGCGACGTCGTACGCGACGCGGGAGCAGGATGGGTTCATCTGGGTCTACTCGACGCCGGGCGCGGTGCCCACGACGGAGCCGTACCGCTTCCCGCTGTTGGAGGCGGGGGACTACACCACGGTGCGCCGCATCCTGCGCGCGCCGGGCTCGCTGCACGCGACGCTGGAGAACACGCTCGACGTGCCGCACACGGCGTACCTGCACGGGGGCTTGTTCCGCACGGAGGAGAAGCGCAACGAGATCGACGTGGTGGTGCGGCGCAGCGCGGACCGGGTGGAGGCCGAGTACATCGGCGAGCCGCGTCCCAGTGGCGTCGTGGGGCGGCTCCTGGCCCCGGGCGGCGGCGTGGTGCAGCACTTCGACCGCTTCCTGATGCCGTCGATTGCCCAGGTGGAGTACCGCATCGGCGAGGGGAGCCACATCATCGTCACCTCGGCGATGACGCCCGTGTCGGAGTGGGACACGATGGTGTACGCGGTGGTGACGTTCCGGCTGCCGCTGCCGCGCTGGCTCCTGCGCGCCGTGCTGCCCGTGGCCATGCCGGTGGCACTCCACATCTTCAACCAGGACGTGCGCATCCTGAAGACGCAGACGGAGACCATCCGGCGCTTCGGCACGGAGACGTACGCGTCCACCGAGATTGACGTCCTGGGCCCCGGCATCCTCCGCCTACTGCGCGCCGCCGAGCAGGGCAAGCCCGGCGCCGTGGGTGACGCCGTGCACGAGACCCGGCTGAAGATGAAGACCTGA
- a CDS encoding heavy metal translocating P-type ATPase has product MHRHSHPGSHSHPHPSTPPPPSEGAHAIDPVCGMRVDPSAPKGGSLEHEGRTFHFCNPKCRERFRADPARYLAPPADAPEPPPPAAPGTMYVCPMDPEVRQDHPGACPKCGMALEPETLALPETRVEYVCPMHPEVVREGPGSCPICGMALEPRTVLPEDTPDPELTSMWRRFLVGMGLTVPLLVLAMSDMIPGQPVQHAVPASVLAWAQLVLATPVVLWGGWPFFQRGWASVKNRHLNMFTLIALGTGAAYVFSVFATLFPDLLPHGLRTGHGGTAPLYFEAAAVIVTLVALGQVLELRARHATSGALRSLLSLAPPVARRIREDGHEEDVPLAHVHPGDRLRVRPGEKVPVDGEVLEGASAVDESMVTGESLPVEKSRGEKVTGGTVNGTGSLVMKAERVGKDTLLSRIVQRVSEAQRTRAPIQRLADKVAAIFVPVVIAVAVVTAVVWAVWGPEPRLAHALVNAVAVLIIACPCALGLATPMSIMVGTGRGAQAGVLIRDAAALERLEAVDTLVVDKTGTLTEGKPRLVSVVASEGIDEATLLRLAASLERGSEHPLAEAIVSGAQARGAVLTAVEDFRSETGKGVVGRVDGVEVALGNAALMSARGVEATALTARAESLRQEGQTVVLVAVSGRVAGLLGVEDPVKESTPEALSLLRQEGLRVVMLTGDSQTTAEAVARRLGISEVIAGVLPEGKGDVVKRLQQEGRVVAMAGDGVNDAPALAQADVGIAMGTGTDIAMESAGVTLVKGDLRGIVRARRLSQGALRNIRQNLFFAFIYNLLGVPLAAGVLYPFFGLLLSPIFASAAMSLSSVSVIANALRLRRLKL; this is encoded by the coding sequence ATGCATCGCCACTCCCACCCGGGCTCCCACTCCCACCCGCACCCCTCGACCCCTCCTCCCCCGAGCGAGGGGGCGCACGCCATCGACCCGGTCTGCGGGATGAGGGTGGACCCGAGCGCTCCCAAGGGCGGCAGCCTGGAGCACGAGGGGCGGACCTTCCATTTCTGCAACCCGAAGTGCCGTGAGCGCTTCCGCGCGGACCCGGCGCGCTATCTCGCGCCACCCGCGGACGCGCCCGAGCCGCCGCCTCCCGCCGCGCCGGGGACGATGTACGTGTGCCCCATGGACCCGGAGGTGCGTCAGGACCACCCGGGGGCCTGCCCGAAGTGCGGCATGGCGCTGGAGCCGGAGACGCTCGCGCTCCCCGAGACGCGCGTCGAGTACGTGTGCCCCATGCATCCGGAGGTGGTGCGCGAGGGACCGGGGAGCTGCCCCATCTGCGGCATGGCGCTGGAGCCGCGCACGGTGCTGCCCGAGGACACGCCGGACCCGGAGCTGACGTCCATGTGGCGGCGCTTCCTCGTGGGCATGGGGCTCACGGTGCCGCTCCTGGTGCTGGCGATGTCGGACATGATTCCGGGGCAGCCCGTGCAGCACGCGGTGCCCGCGTCGGTGCTCGCGTGGGCGCAGCTCGTGCTGGCCACGCCGGTGGTGCTGTGGGGCGGCTGGCCCTTCTTCCAGCGCGGTTGGGCATCGGTGAAGAACCGGCACCTGAACATGTTCACGCTCATCGCCCTGGGCACGGGCGCGGCGTATGTCTTCAGCGTCTTCGCCACGCTCTTCCCGGACCTGCTGCCCCACGGGCTGCGCACGGGACACGGAGGCACCGCGCCGCTGTACTTCGAGGCCGCCGCCGTCATCGTCACCCTGGTGGCGCTGGGGCAGGTGCTGGAGCTGCGGGCGCGTCACGCGACGTCGGGTGCGCTGCGCTCGCTGTTGAGCCTGGCGCCTCCGGTGGCGCGGCGGATTCGCGAGGACGGGCACGAGGAGGACGTGCCGCTCGCGCACGTGCACCCCGGTGACCGCCTGCGGGTGCGGCCCGGTGAGAAGGTGCCGGTGGACGGCGAGGTGCTGGAGGGCGCCAGCGCGGTGGACGAGTCGATGGTGACGGGCGAGTCGCTGCCGGTGGAGAAGTCGCGCGGGGAGAAGGTGACGGGCGGGACGGTGAACGGGACGGGCTCGCTGGTGATGAAGGCCGAGCGCGTGGGCAAGGACACGCTGCTGTCGCGCATCGTGCAGCGGGTGAGCGAGGCGCAGCGCACGCGAGCGCCCATCCAGCGGCTCGCGGACAAGGTGGCCGCCATCTTCGTGCCGGTGGTCATCGCGGTGGCGGTGGTGACGGCGGTGGTGTGGGCGGTGTGGGGGCCGGAGCCCCGGCTGGCGCACGCGCTGGTGAACGCGGTGGCGGTGCTCATCATCGCGTGCCCGTGCGCGCTGGGGCTGGCCACGCCCATGTCCATCATGGTGGGGACGGGGCGGGGCGCGCAGGCGGGGGTCCTCATCCGTGACGCGGCGGCGCTGGAGCGACTGGAGGCGGTGGACACGCTGGTGGTGGACAAGACGGGCACGCTCACCGAGGGCAAGCCGAGGCTGGTGTCGGTGGTGGCCTCGGAGGGCATCGACGAGGCGACGCTGCTCCGACTCGCCGCGAGCCTGGAGCGGGGCAGCGAGCATCCGCTGGCGGAGGCGATTGTCTCGGGCGCGCAGGCGCGCGGAGCGGTGCTGACGGCGGTGGAGGACTTCCGCTCGGAGACGGGCAAGGGCGTGGTGGGGCGGGTGGACGGCGTGGAGGTGGCGCTGGGCAACGCGGCGCTGATGTCGGCGCGCGGCGTGGAGGCCACGGCGCTGACGGCGCGGGCCGAGTCGCTGCGTCAGGAGGGGCAGACGGTGGTGCTGGTGGCGGTGTCGGGCCGCGTGGCGGGGCTGCTCGGGGTGGAGGACCCGGTGAAGGAGTCGACGCCGGAGGCGCTGTCGCTGCTGCGTCAGGAGGGCCTGCGCGTGGTGATGTTGACGGGGGACAGTCAGACGACGGCGGAGGCGGTGGCGCGCAGGCTGGGCATCTCGGAGGTCATCGCGGGGGTGTTGCCGGAGGGGAAGGGGGACGTGGTGAAGCGGCTGCAGCAGGAGGGCCGCGTGGTGGCGATGGCGGGGGATGGGGTCAACGACGCGCCAGCGCTGGCCCAGGCGGATGTGGGCATCGCGATGGGGACGGGGACGGACATCGCGATGGAGAGCGCGGGCGTCACCCTGGTGAAGGGGGACCTGAGGGGTATCGTCCGGGCGCGGCGGCTGAGTCAGGGGGCGCTGCGCAACATCCGGCAGAACCTCTTCTTCGCCTTCATCTACAACCTCCTGGGAGTCCCCCTGGCGGCGGGGGTGCTGTACCCCTTCTTCGGCCTGCTGCTCAGCCCCATCTTCGCCAGCGCGGCGATGAGCTTGTCCTCGGTGTCGGTCATCGCCAACGCGCTGAGGCTGCGGCGGCTGAAGCTGTAG
- a CDS encoding chitobiase/beta-hexosaminidase C-terminal domain-containing protein, whose amino-acid sequence MSRHSSRFRAPRLLGVLTLLMVVSACGGGGGGPGGGGREDGGGGGGLDAGPDAGPDGGPPPTPDTTPPTTAFAPVGGLFKGPTTVVLTCDDGSGVGCEATYYTLDGSAPTASSPRYTAALRLETTARLRVLSVDRAGNAEEARSAEYVIDAQPPTVSSTPRSGAYGNDRTVTLSCDDGAGSGCVAIYFTRDGSAPSTASLRYSSPLSLPGSGTLRVRFLAVDRAGHLSKPGDEQFVVDTKPPVTTASPPWGSYGEPIHVTLSCSDTGGGGCARIHYTRDGTAPTTSSPVYERPLLIESPTRVRFFSVDVAGNQETPLSFPFVVDTAPPVTQASPAGGTFNGGTTVYLYCNDGSEGSGCASTYVSFAADASAPVPPYQRVTGQTAVVSSGVLRFYSVDAVGHAGPVQMVTFLIDRTKPTVSVAPRGGTFFTPQTVTLTCEDTGGSDCAHIYYTVDGSWPHSFSPRYTRPLDLSKDTMLRFFAVDGADNSSEFMLEQYVFRLDTTAPTTVASPAGGLFREAQPVTLVCGDGEGIGCSSTRYTLDGSEPTESNGFTYSGPISLATTTRLRFRSVDALGQWEAPRQAEYVFDMDVPKTQVEPPGGTFEGPLFVRLACQDVGSGCAETRYTVDGTEPTSSSPYYVGPIPVGQTTTVRFASVDEAGNVEATRRETYNLDASTLASAQLASLRTSPPSAGQPRLVDGAFITYVKPAVGTTRLEPEGFFLQAEKVGPAVFVEVPLASLAPAPVAGDRVRVLVTQVRLGTMDIATIDVASFAVLGSGYPMKVLAQEVSGINLPSNSDSYEAELVSIRGQLIEAFASDGVGTGFSSTRLVTSGVPSSSTSSYSQKLRMPELALGPELTPGCTVSITTPLWRSGAAYLTVWKWELLDSVVCPLPRVLFAQALDGSQVQVRFDRRIDASSLDSAGGQFSIPGLLVTGATLHGPMEVRLQTSTQASRGHYRVTVSETLTDRLGAPVRSPSNTYAFRGYATPARLRLSEIDPSRSSGAVARVELEVLQAGPMTNLALWKGHVATPVATLPDVDVAVGDIVVVHLVEEGFYPKLLPRSEVSRKDEVPSSTHALAHDSAWDVRGSNEFTVEGEEAVLRLTDSFGNLQDGLILHRPGFSRVGFEAEAHALQDEQGWLPASCGGVRCTSASSPRLWDISANIGPLFGTGGATQSLTRVRVEDSDSAVDWALRTQGVGLPNL is encoded by the coding sequence ATGTCACGGCATTCATCCCGGTTCCGGGCCCCTCGGCTCCTTGGCGTCCTCACGCTGCTGATGGTGGTGAGCGCCTGTGGAGGTGGGGGAGGTGGGCCTGGTGGCGGAGGGCGTGAGGATGGCGGTGGGGGTGGCGGCCTGGATGCAGGCCCGGACGCGGGTCCGGATGGTGGGCCTCCACCGACGCCGGACACGACGCCTCCCACCACGGCCTTCGCTCCCGTGGGCGGGCTCTTCAAGGGGCCGACCACGGTGGTGCTCACCTGTGACGACGGCTCCGGAGTGGGCTGCGAGGCCACCTACTACACGCTGGATGGCAGCGCTCCGACGGCGAGCTCGCCCCGGTACACGGCGGCCTTGCGCCTCGAGACCACCGCGAGGCTGCGGGTCCTCTCCGTGGACCGCGCGGGCAACGCCGAGGAGGCCCGCTCGGCGGAGTATGTGATTGATGCGCAGCCGCCCACGGTGTCCTCGACCCCTCGCTCGGGTGCGTATGGCAACGACCGCACCGTCACGCTGAGCTGTGATGACGGCGCCGGCTCCGGCTGTGTCGCCATCTACTTCACGCGGGATGGCTCCGCGCCTTCGACCGCATCCCTCCGCTACTCCTCGCCGCTGTCGCTGCCGGGGTCCGGGACCCTGCGGGTGCGCTTCCTCGCCGTGGACCGGGCGGGCCACCTGTCCAAGCCAGGGGATGAGCAGTTCGTCGTGGACACGAAGCCCCCTGTCACGACGGCGTCACCGCCGTGGGGCTCCTACGGTGAGCCCATCCACGTCACGCTCTCGTGCAGTGACACGGGCGGCGGCGGCTGCGCTCGAATCCACTACACGCGGGACGGGACGGCGCCGACGACGAGCTCCCCCGTCTATGAACGCCCGCTCCTCATCGAATCCCCGACGCGCGTGAGGTTCTTCTCCGTGGACGTCGCGGGGAATCAGGAGACCCCCTTGTCCTTCCCCTTCGTCGTCGACACCGCGCCGCCCGTCACCCAGGCGAGCCCCGCGGGAGGGACGTTCAATGGCGGCACGACGGTGTACCTGTACTGCAATGATGGCAGTGAGGGCTCGGGCTGTGCTTCCACCTACGTCTCGTTCGCGGCCGACGCGAGCGCGCCCGTGCCCCCGTACCAGCGAGTCACGGGGCAGACCGCGGTGGTGTCGAGCGGGGTGTTGAGGTTCTACTCGGTGGACGCGGTGGGCCACGCGGGCCCCGTGCAGATGGTGACGTTCCTCATCGACCGGACGAAGCCGACGGTCTCCGTGGCGCCCCGGGGCGGAACCTTCTTCACCCCCCAGACGGTGACGCTGACGTGCGAGGACACGGGGGGCTCGGACTGCGCTCACATCTACTACACGGTGGACGGCTCCTGGCCGCACAGTTTCTCCCCGCGCTACACGCGGCCCCTCGACCTGTCGAAGGACACGATGTTGAGGTTCTTCGCGGTGGATGGCGCGGACAACTCCAGCGAGTTCATGCTCGAGCAGTATGTCTTCAGGCTGGACACGACGGCGCCCACCACCGTGGCCAGCCCCGCGGGCGGTCTGTTCCGTGAGGCGCAGCCCGTGACGCTCGTCTGCGGCGATGGCGAGGGCATCGGTTGTTCGAGCACCCGCTACACGCTCGACGGCAGCGAACCCACCGAGAGCAACGGCTTCACGTATTCGGGGCCCATCTCCCTCGCCACCACCACGCGCCTGCGCTTCCGCTCCGTGGATGCCCTGGGCCAATGGGAGGCGCCGCGTCAGGCGGAGTACGTCTTCGACATGGACGTCCCGAAGACCCAGGTCGAGCCGCCGGGGGGCACCTTCGAGGGCCCCCTCTTCGTGCGCCTCGCCTGTCAGGATGTCGGGAGCGGGTGCGCCGAGACGCGCTACACGGTCGACGGCACCGAGCCCACGAGCAGCTCGCCGTACTACGTGGGGCCCATCCCCGTGGGGCAGACCACCACGGTGCGCTTCGCGTCGGTGGACGAGGCGGGCAACGTGGAGGCCACGCGCCGGGAGACCTACAACCTGGACGCGAGCACCCTGGCCTCGGCCCAGCTGGCCTCCCTGCGGACGTCGCCCCCGAGCGCCGGCCAGCCCCGGCTCGTCGACGGGGCCTTCATCACCTACGTCAAGCCGGCCGTCGGGACGACGCGGCTGGAGCCCGAGGGCTTCTTCCTCCAGGCCGAGAAGGTGGGGCCCGCAGTGTTCGTGGAGGTGCCCCTGGCGTCGCTCGCCCCCGCCCCCGTGGCGGGAGACCGGGTGCGCGTCCTGGTGACCCAGGTGCGCTTGGGAACGATGGACATCGCGACCATCGACGTCGCGAGCTTCGCGGTGCTCGGGAGCGGGTATCCCATGAAGGTGCTGGCGCAGGAGGTGAGCGGCATCAACCTGCCATCGAACAGTGATTCGTATGAAGCAGAGCTCGTCTCCATCCGCGGACAGCTCATCGAGGCGTTCGCCAGCGACGGCGTGGGGACCGGCTTCTCCTCGACGCGCCTGGTGACCTCGGGGGTCCCCTCGAGCTCCACCAGCAGCTACTCCCAGAAGCTGCGGATGCCGGAGCTGGCGCTGGGCCCCGAGCTGACCCCGGGCTGCACGGTGTCCATCACCACGCCGCTGTGGCGGTCTGGCGCCGCCTACCTCACCGTGTGGAAGTGGGAGCTGCTGGACTCGGTGGTGTGCCCCCTGCCTCGCGTGCTGTTCGCCCAGGCGCTGGATGGCTCACAGGTCCAGGTGCGCTTCGACCGGCGCATCGATGCGAGCAGCCTGGACAGCGCCGGCGGCCAGTTCTCCATCCCGGGCCTGCTCGTCACCGGCGCGACGCTCCATGGCCCGATGGAGGTCCGGCTCCAGACGTCGACCCAGGCGTCTCGTGGGCACTACCGCGTGACGGTCTCCGAGACGCTGACGGACCGGCTGGGGGCTCCTGTGCGCTCGCCGTCCAATACCTACGCCTTCCGGGGTTACGCCACGCCGGCGCGGCTGCGTCTGTCGGAGATAGACCCCAGCAGGTCGAGTGGCGCGGTGGCCCGCGTGGAGCTGGAGGTCCTCCAGGCAGGCCCCATGACGAACCTCGCGTTGTGGAAGGGCCACGTGGCGACCCCCGTCGCCACGCTCCCCGACGTGGACGTGGCGGTGGGGGACATCGTCGTCGTGCACCTCGTCGAGGAGGGGTTCTACCCCAAGCTGCTGCCCCGCTCCGAGGTGAGCCGCAAGGACGAGGTACCCAGCAGCACCCATGCGCTCGCCCATGACTCCGCATGGGATGTGCGAGGCTCGAACGAGTTCACCGTGGAGGGTGAGGAGGCGGTGCTGCGGCTGACGGACTCGTTCGGAAACCTCCAGGACGGTCTCATCCTCCACCGCCCTGGCTTCAGCCGGGTGGGCTTCGAGGCCGAGGCCCACGCGCTCCAGGACGAGCAGGGCTGGCTGCCCGCCTCGTGTGGAGGGGTACGGTGCACCTCCGCGTCCTCCCCCAGGCTCTGGGATATCAGCGCCAACATCGGGCCGCTCTTCGGCACCGGGGGCGCGACGCAGTCCCTGACCCGGGTCCGGGTGGAGGACAGCGACTCCGCGGTGGACTGGGCCCTGCGGACCCAGGGCGTGGGGCTCCCCAACCTCTAG
- a CDS encoding GIY-YIG nuclease family protein, with translation MGTVADTAEPLSLQECKVRASLLLKALVASDTAKASRAAERLRVLPGFASLSLGEVLARRDAIQRKHALAVIAREQGHATWSDLKQALEARDAPQVDFERLLSRTGGTYLNRWFTTYEEAVASLREFGGHLFPYREQFFICEPGLLGLLGLDPADPDWARAGPDWLAPRDVHAHARLEQRLLQRCREIPTHPTRKSPMSSPEANGSRARRSDLKREYKENPPEMGVFAVRNHANGKVLVGSSLNVPGMLNRIRFELTMNMPRIPALLEDWKRHGAEKFTFEVLDVLEPPKEPGVDLNEELRVLEHLWLDRLKPYGDAGYNAPPK, from the coding sequence ATGGGAACCGTTGCAGACACCGCCGAGCCCCTCTCCCTCCAAGAGTGCAAGGTCCGCGCGTCGCTCCTGCTCAAGGCGCTCGTCGCGTCCGACACCGCGAAGGCCTCGCGCGCGGCGGAGCGGCTGCGCGTGCTGCCGGGCTTCGCCAGCCTGTCTTTGGGCGAGGTGCTCGCGCGCCGTGACGCCATCCAGCGCAAGCACGCGCTCGCCGTCATCGCGAGGGAGCAGGGCCACGCCACCTGGAGCGACTTGAAGCAGGCGCTGGAGGCGCGCGACGCGCCCCAGGTCGACTTCGAGCGACTGCTCTCCCGCACCGGCGGGACATACCTCAACCGCTGGTTCACCACCTACGAGGAGGCCGTCGCGTCGCTGCGCGAGTTCGGGGGCCACCTCTTCCCCTACCGCGAACAGTTCTTCATCTGCGAGCCTGGGCTGCTGGGCCTGCTCGGTCTGGACCCGGCGGACCCGGACTGGGCGCGCGCGGGGCCGGACTGGCTCGCGCCTCGCGATGTCCACGCCCACGCGCGGCTCGAGCAGCGCCTGCTCCAGCGCTGCCGCGAAATCCCCACCCACCCCACGAGGAAGTCGCCCATGTCGTCCCCTGAAGCCAACGGAAGCCGGGCCCGTCGCTCGGACCTCAAGCGCGAGTACAAGGAGAACCCTCCCGAGATGGGCGTGTTCGCCGTGCGCAACCACGCCAACGGCAAGGTGCTGGTGGGCTCGTCACTCAACGTCCCGGGCATGCTCAACCGCATCCGCTTCGAGCTGACCATGAACATGCCGCGCATCCCCGCGCTGCTCGAGGACTGGAAGCGCCACGGCGCGGAGAAGTTCACCTTCGAGGTGCTCGACGTGCTCGAGCCGCCCAAGGAGCCCGGCGTGGACCTCAACGAGGAGCTGCGCGTGCTGGAGCACCTGTGGCTGGACCGCCTGAAGCCTTACGGCGACGCGGGCTACAACGCGCCACCCAAGTAG
- a CDS encoding RNA polymerase sigma factor, with the protein MREEGDAVTRALVENHRQFLAFVERRVGNRATAEEILQSAFVKSLESQRVLDDDEGAVTWFYRLLRNALVDHYRHQQVEGRALAREALGAEEPSEDPELKQAVCACVGELLPTLKPEYAQMVREVDLEERSVLDVAWEAGITPNNAGVRLHRARQALKKQLERSCGTCASHGCLDCSCKARS; encoded by the coding sequence CGCCAGTTCCTCGCCTTCGTGGAGCGGCGCGTGGGCAACCGCGCGACGGCGGAGGAGATTCTCCAGTCCGCCTTCGTGAAGTCGCTGGAGAGCCAGCGTGTCCTCGACGACGACGAGGGCGCGGTGACGTGGTTCTACCGGCTGCTGCGCAACGCGCTGGTGGACCACTACCGCCATCAGCAGGTGGAGGGCCGTGCGCTGGCACGCGAGGCGCTCGGCGCCGAGGAGCCCTCCGAGGACCCCGAGCTCAAGCAGGCCGTCTGCGCGTGCGTGGGCGAGCTGTTGCCCACCCTCAAGCCCGAGTACGCCCAGATGGTCCGCGAGGTGGACCTGGAGGAGCGCTCCGTGCTGGACGTGGCGTGGGAGGCGGGAATCACCCCCAACAACGCGGGCGTGCGCCTGCACCGCGCGCGACAGGCCCTCAAGAAGCAGCTCGAGCGCAGCTGCGGCACCTGCGCCTCCCACGGCTGCCTGGACTGTTCGTGCAAGGCGCGCTCCTGA